A genome region from Erigeron canadensis isolate Cc75 chromosome 3, C_canadensis_v1, whole genome shotgun sequence includes the following:
- the LOC122593026 gene encoding importin-11 isoform X1: MALSVSDLPAMYTLLSNSLSGDESLRKPAESTLAQSENLPGFCSCLMEVITAKDLVSQADVRLMASLYFKNSINRYWRNKRDSSGLTKEEKSHLKQKLLSHLREENYQIALTLAVLISKIARIDYPREWPELFSVLAQQLQSADVLASHRIFMILFRTLKELSTKRLTSDQRNFADIASQFFDYSWRLWQSDMQTILNGFTSLVQTTNLNSSHDELHLTCERWFLCSKIIRQLIVSGFPSDEKSLQEVRPVKEVCPSLLKAIQSLLPFYSSFGEHYPKLFEFIRKACTKLMKILVAIQTRHPYSFGDQCVLPLVMDFCLNKIIDPEPEIMSFDKFLIQCMSMAKIVLECKEYKPVMTGRLIDENVVTLEQRKKNISGAVAGVLTSLLPNERVVLLCNVLIRRYFVLTASDLEEWHQNPEAFHHEQDAVLWSEKLRPCAEALYIVLFHNHTQLLGPVVVSILQEAMNGCPPSVTDITSGLLLKDAAYGAAAYIYYELSNYLSFKDWFNNALSLELTNDHPNMRIIHRKVALILGQWVSEIKDDTKRPVYCALIKLLQNRDLCVRLAASRSLYFHIEDAAFSQQEFSDLLPVCWKLSFKLVEDVQEFDSKVQVLNTISVLIAYVGDVIPYTDELVQFFQKSWEESSGESLLQIQLLTALRNFVIALGYKSPLCYPVLLPVLVSGLDVNSPDELLEDSMQLWEATISNAPSMVPQLLGYFPSLVDILERSFDHLKVAASITEGYIILGGTEFLSFHASSVAKLFDEVVGNVTDKGLLSILPVIDILIQCSPTDGPQLISSTLQKMIVICLTGDDRVPTSTAVKASAAATLARILVTNINFLAQLASEPSLLMLLQNAGFPAGENILLCLVDVWLDKVDNVNYIQKKTFGFALSIILTLRLPQVVDKLDQILSVCTSVILGGSEDTTEDESSSDSMSSSRPQFPSKEFRRRQQMKISDPINQLSLENSVKENLQTCASLHGEAFNTAMARMHPSALAQLKQALKMA, from the exons ATGGCTTTGTCAGTATCTGACTTACCTGCGATGTATACATTGCTTTCAAATTCACTTAGCGGCGACGAATCCTTGCGTAAACCTGCCGAATCCACACTCGCTCAATCCGAAAACTTGCCAGGCTTTTGTTCCTGCTTAAtg GAAGTAATCACCGCAAAAGACTTAGTATCTCAAGCAGATGTTCGGTTAATGGCATCATTGTATTTCAAGAATAGTATCAATCGGTACTGGAGGAACAAGCGTGACTCATC AGGTCTTACTAAAGAGGAGAAGTCACATTTGAAGCAGAAGTTGTTGTCCCACTTGAGAGAAGAGAACTATCAG ATTGCTTTAACATTGGCTGTTCTAATATCCAAAATAGCTCGCATCGACTATCCCAGAGAATG GCCCGAGCTCTTTTCAGTTCTAGCTCAACAACTTCAATCAGCAGATGTTCTTGCTTCACATAGGATCTTTATGATTCTCTTCCGAACATTGAAGGAGTTGTCTACCAAACGTCTCACATCAGACCAAAGAAACTTCGCTGAC ATAGCATCCCAGTTTTTTGACTACAGCTGGCGTCTCTGGCAGAGTGATATGCAGACTATACTAAATGGCTTCACTTCACTTGTTCAAACGACAAATCTAAATAGTTCTCATGATGAACTTCACCTAACATGTGAAAGATGGTTTTTGTGCTCAAAGATAATTCGTCAGCTGATAGTTTCAGGGTTTCCTAGTGATGAAAAGTCACTGCAG GAGGTTCGGCCTGTCAAAGAGGTCTGCCCTTCGCTGTTGAAAGCAATTCAGTCGCTCCTTCCATTTT ATTCATCTTTTGGAGAACATTATCCAAAACTCTTTGAATTTATCAGAAAGGCATGTACCAAGTTGATGAAGATTTTAGTGGCCATTCAGACAAGACATCCTTACTCATTTGGGGACCAGTGTGTCCTCCCCTTAGTGATGGACTTCTGCTTAAACAAGATCATAGATCCTGAACCCGAAATAATGTCATTCGATAAATTTCTTATCCAGTGTATGTCAATGGCAAAAATTGTTCTGGAATGCAAGGAATACAAGCCAGTAATGACTGGACGTCTGATTGATGAGAATGTGGTCACTCTCGAGcagagaaagaaaaatatttcGGGGGCTGTTGCTGGTGTGCTCACATCACTTTTGCCCAATGAAAGGGTTGTACTTTTGTGTAATGTTTTAATAAGGAG GTACTTTGTATTAACAGCAAGTGATTTGGAGGAGTGGCATCAGAACCCCGAGGCTTTTCATCACGAGCAGGATGCAGTTCTTTGGTCAGAAAAGCTGAGGCCGTGTGCTGAAGCACTATACATTGTTTTGTTTCATAATCATACCCAA CTGCTAGGTCCTGTTGTTGTTTCTATTCTTCAAGAGGCTATGAATGGTTGTCCTCCATCAGTAACTGATATTACTTCAGGGTTGCTTCTAAAGGATGCTGCTTATGGTGCTGCTGCATACATCTATTATGAGCTATCAAATTATCTCAGCTTCAAGGATTG GTTTAATAACGCCTTATCATTAGAACTGACAAATGATCACCCCAACATGCGCATCATACATAGAAAAGTTGCCCTTATTCTTGGTCAATGGGTTTCTGAG ATTAAAGATGATACCAAACGACCAGTCTACTGTGCTCTGATCAAGTTGTTGCAGAACAGAGACTTGTGTGTCAGG CTGGCAGCATCGCGGTCATTGTATTTCCATATTGAAGATGCAGCCTTTTCGCAGCAAGAATTTTCTGATCTTCTTCCAGTTTGTTGGAAATTGTCTTTTAAATTGGTCGAGGATGTCCAGGAGTTCGATTCGAAG GTTCAGGTTCTAAACACAATCTCTGTATTGATTGCCTATGTCGGCGACGTCATTCCATACACCGATGAATTGGTTCAGTTTTTTCAAAAG TCATGGGAGGAATCTTCTGGTGAAAGCCTTTTGCAGATTCAGCTTTTAACTGCCCTCAGGAACTTTGTAATTGCTCTTGGTTATAAGTCCCCTCTGTGTTACCCTGTGCTACTTCCTGTTCTAGTAAGCGGACTTGATGTTAACAGCCCTGATGAACTCCTGGAGGATAGTATGCAG CTATGGGAAGCCACAATTTCCAATGCCCCGTCAATGGTCCCACAACTGTTGGGATACTTCCCTTCTTTGGTGGATATACTGGAAAGAAGTTTTGATCACTTGAAG GTTGCTGCCTCTATCACCGAAGGTTACATAATTTTAGGGGGAACCGAGTTTCTGAGTTTTCATGCTTCAAGTGTTGCTAAGCTTTTTGATGAGGTTGTGGGAAATGTCACTGATAAAGGCTTACTTTCCATACTTCCTGTCATTGATATTCTCATTCAG TGTTCGCCTACTGATGGCCCACAATTAATCAGCAGTACCCTTCAG AAAATGATTGTTATATGCTTAACTGGAGACGACCGGGTTCCTACCAGTACAGCTGTAAAAGCATCTGCAGCTGCCACTCTGGCACGGATTCTGGTAACAAATATCAATTTTCTGGCTCAGTTAGCATCAGAACCATCCCTTTTGATGCTCCTTCAGAATGCTGGCTTCCCTGCTGGAGAGAACATTCTTCTATGTCTAGTTGATGTATGGCTTGACAAG GTTGACAATGTAAACTATATTCAGAAAAAGACATTTGGATTTGCACTCTCTATAATTTTGACATTAAGGTTACCCCAAGTAGTTGATAAGTTAGATCAAATACTAAG TGTATGTACTAGTGTAATTTTGGGCGGAAGTGAAGACACAACTGAAGACGAGTCCAG CAGTGATAGTATGAGCTCTAGCAGACCTCAATTTCCAAGTAAAGAATTCAGGAGGAGACAG CAGATGAAGATCTCAGACCCTATAAATCAATTGTCACTGGAAAATTCAGTGAAAGAGAACCTTCAGACTTGTGCTAGTCTACATGGAGAGGCCTTCAATACTGCCATGGCTAGAATGCATCCTTCGGCACTTGCCCAACTAAAGCAGGCTCTTAAAATGGCATAG